One genomic region from Myxococcales bacterium encodes:
- a CDS encoding UDP-N-acetylmuramate dehydrogenase, protein MEHLCRHTTLRLGGPCPRFETAPSVDALVERIEEIEREGAELFVLGGGSNLVVADEGSGGRVVVKLAMDRVAFERDGDDVLVRAEAGASWDELVARCVSEGLSGIEALSGIPGSVGATPMQNVGAYGQEVSDVITRVRVYDRAARALAWLPASACGFGYRSSDFRGKTDRIIVEVEMRLRRSPLGAPVRYAELARALSVAEGEGNEGGRAPLALVRETILTLRRGKGMVLDDGDPESRSAGSFFTNPIVRAEVADAVDGAAGAKTPRFPASEGRVKLAAGWLIERAGFQKGQRFGRVHISSKHALALVTEDGATTRELLDAARSIQRGVRERFAVTLEPEPIFLGCSL, encoded by the coding sequence ATGGAGCACCTTTGTCGCCACACGACGCTGCGCCTCGGGGGCCCGTGCCCGCGCTTCGAAACGGCGCCGTCGGTCGACGCGCTGGTGGAGCGCATCGAAGAGATCGAGCGCGAGGGCGCCGAACTGTTCGTCCTCGGCGGCGGGAGCAACCTCGTCGTGGCCGACGAAGGCAGCGGCGGCCGCGTCGTCGTCAAGCTGGCCATGGATCGCGTCGCGTTCGAGCGAGATGGCGACGACGTGCTGGTGCGCGCCGAGGCCGGGGCGTCGTGGGACGAGCTCGTCGCGCGCTGCGTGAGCGAGGGGCTCTCCGGCATCGAGGCGCTCTCTGGCATCCCGGGCTCGGTAGGGGCGACGCCGATGCAGAACGTCGGTGCCTACGGCCAAGAGGTGTCAGACGTCATCACGCGCGTTCGCGTCTACGACCGCGCGGCGCGCGCGCTCGCGTGGCTGCCGGCTAGCGCGTGTGGCTTCGGCTACCGCAGCAGCGACTTTCGCGGCAAGACGGATCGCATCATCGTCGAGGTCGAGATGAGACTACGGCGCTCGCCGCTTGGTGCGCCCGTACGCTACGCCGAGCTTGCACGAGCTCTCTCGGTCGCCGAAGGCGAGGGCAACGAGGGCGGCCGCGCACCGCTCGCGCTCGTTCGCGAGACGATTCTCACGCTAAGGCGCGGCAAGGGAATGGTGCTCGACGACGGCGATCCAGAGTCGCGCAGCGCGGGCTCGTTCTTCACGAACCCCATCGTGCGCGCCGAGGTGGCCGATGCCGTCGATGGCGCGGCGGGCGCCAAGACCCCTCGGTTTCCCGCTTCCGAGGGCCGCGTGAAGCTCGCGGCCGGCTGGCTCATCGAGCGCGCCGGCTTCCAGAAGGGGCAGCGCTTTGGCCGCGTGCACATCTCGTCCAAACACGCCCTCGCCCTCGTTACCGAAGACGGCGCCACCACGCGAGAGCTCCTCGACGCCGCGCGCTCGATCCAAAGGGGCGTTCGCGAGCGCTTCGCTGTCACGCTCGAGCCGGAGCCGATCTTCTTGGGGTGTTCGCTCTGA
- a CDS encoding glycosyltransferase family 4 protein: MRILYVSQYFPPEPGAPAARVSELARAWAARGHDVTVLTGMPNHPTGVVPAEYAGKTLVREDFHGVNVVRTWIYAAANKGRVRRSLAYASFATSATLFGQLFAGKSPDVLVATSPQLLCGAAGALISLTRRVPFVLEIRDLWPESIVAVGALPAAHPIIKGLTVVEEALYRAAKSIVVVTDTFKEKLAERGIPRSKLSVVKNGVDLGRFKPAARDTKMRARLGLGDRFVASYVGTHGMAHGLDAVLDVAKRFLANDGVRFLFVGEGAERARLEARAKSDGLTNVRFLGVLPRDEMTEVYATTDVCLVPLRKTELFSTVIPSKIFEILAMERPLVLSVDGEARQIVESSGGGLYAPPEDVDAMHAAVATLLADRERARTMGKRGREYVVREFDRTNLADSYLRILEQAAGLAQAVGTEHAPGRR; this comes from the coding sequence GTGCGCATCCTCTACGTCTCTCAGTACTTTCCTCCCGAGCCTGGCGCGCCCGCAGCGCGCGTCTCCGAGCTGGCGCGAGCCTGGGCCGCCCGCGGTCACGACGTGACGGTGCTCACCGGCATGCCCAATCACCCGACGGGCGTCGTGCCCGCCGAATACGCAGGCAAGACGCTGGTGCGCGAAGACTTCCACGGCGTCAACGTGGTGCGCACGTGGATCTACGCGGCGGCCAACAAGGGCCGCGTTCGCCGCTCGCTCGCGTACGCGTCGTTCGCCACGTCGGCGACGCTCTTCGGGCAGCTCTTCGCGGGCAAGAGCCCTGACGTGCTCGTCGCCACCAGTCCGCAGCTCTTGTGCGGCGCCGCCGGTGCGCTCATCTCGCTCACGAGGCGCGTTCCCTTCGTGCTCGAGATTCGTGATCTGTGGCCCGAGTCCATCGTCGCCGTGGGAGCCTTGCCGGCTGCCCATCCGATCATCAAGGGCCTCACGGTCGTCGAGGAGGCCCTGTACCGCGCGGCCAAGTCCATCGTCGTCGTGACCGACACGTTTAAGGAGAAGCTGGCGGAGCGAGGCATCCCGCGGTCGAAGCTCTCGGTCGTCAAGAACGGCGTCGACCTCGGGCGCTTCAAGCCAGCCGCTCGCGACACGAAGATGCGCGCGCGCCTCGGCCTCGGCGATCGATTCGTGGCGTCGTACGTGGGCACGCACGGCATGGCGCACGGCCTCGACGCGGTGCTCGACGTCGCGAAGCGCTTCTTGGCAAACGACGGCGTTCGCTTTCTCTTCGTGGGCGAAGGCGCCGAGCGCGCACGCTTGGAGGCCCGCGCAAAGAGCGACGGCCTCACGAACGTGCGCTTCTTGGGCGTCTTGCCCCGCGATGAGATGACCGAGGTCTACGCGACGACCGACGTTTGCCTCGTGCCGCTTCGAAAGACGGAGCTGTTCTCCACGGTCATTCCGTCGAAGATTTTCGAGATCCTCGCCATGGAACGGCCCCTCGTCTTGTCGGTCGACGGCGAGGCTCGGCAGATCGTCGAGAGCTCCGGAGGTGGACTCTACGCGCCGCCGGAAGACGTCGACGCGATGCACGCAGCGGTCGCCACGCTGCTCGCGGATCGGGAGCGAGCCCGAACCATGGGCAAGCGCGGTCGCGAGTACGTGGTCCGCGAGTTTGATCGGACCAACTTGGCGGATAGCTACCTCCGGATCCTTGAGCAGGCGGCGGGCCTTGCGCAGGCCGTCGGCACCGAGCACGCCCCAGGACGCCGGTGA
- a CDS encoding serine/threonine protein kinase, whose protein sequence is MAEKFQYPAGLLVPGTKYRVIQLLGAGGMGTVYEVEDTTIEKRYVLKTLHATLSSRTDLVERMQREAKALARLEHRNIVQVITADVTGDSLRLPYFVMQKLNGRTLREVIAHKKRIEVESTVRLSIDLLNALYHAHENGIIHRDVKPENIFLHRDPDGLTVPKLLDFGVMATTQAVTVTGQRFIGTLRYAAPEQLLGEKVSPRTDLYSAALVLYECLAGRGPFDDAGDAVNIARGHVDRPAPSVAEFAAVPAALEKIVMRSLAKKAEERHEDAFTFAAELHRFLRQLRGSLPPDAMAASTVTDMLHLAPKVASEGMRAAAAQSAADATPVAEPNAQRASRTAPTRVDAPIAGATLPASAVVTPRLRPLDAEATPTPEDSGGSEDGREFHRGDTLAKEPAPMTLGEEREPYRARKDADARARAEEARRRPARVGGAGILAGAVGVDREAETGTLARPIAARDGETEMIDSMVGEGLSQAGTPPSRIAKRAESRAAKGAAARGDGTGEARGAAASEDESAATRDGSVRSTGNLARGSGAESSEDGSKETSLPGTASRTVPETTTPPAASRAKTWAVFGAVAAAMAVAAGVVVSRRGEVPKASATVAVVTPTAPASTSTSTSTSNMTGQSPEGTESSYVDGSARTLVTPTPTPTPTSTPTSTSTSTSTSTATATATPTSTSTPTSTPATPTSTATPTPTSPSTTPTDAASAATPPKRPGRRVVPREEAPKVGERKAAEQAAPPAAPAPAPATPPSAPKRALPGSGL, encoded by the coding sequence TTGGCGGAGAAGTTTCAATACCCGGCTGGCTTGCTCGTGCCGGGCACCAAGTACCGAGTCATCCAGCTCCTTGGCGCCGGGGGCATGGGGACGGTCTACGAGGTCGAGGACACGACCATCGAGAAGCGGTACGTGCTGAAGACGCTCCACGCGACGCTCTCTTCGCGGACCGATCTCGTCGAGCGCATGCAGCGCGAAGCCAAGGCGCTCGCGCGCCTCGAGCATCGAAACATCGTTCAGGTCATCACCGCGGATGTGACCGGCGACTCGCTGCGGCTCCCGTATTTCGTCATGCAGAAGCTGAACGGTCGCACGCTCCGCGAGGTCATCGCGCACAAGAAGCGGATTGAGGTCGAGTCCACGGTGCGCCTCTCGATCGATCTGCTCAACGCGCTCTACCACGCGCACGAGAACGGGATCATTCACCGCGACGTGAAGCCCGAGAACATCTTCCTGCACCGCGATCCCGACGGGCTCACGGTGCCGAAGCTCCTCGACTTCGGCGTCATGGCCACGACGCAGGCGGTGACCGTGACGGGGCAGCGCTTCATCGGCACGCTCCGCTACGCGGCGCCAGAGCAACTCTTGGGCGAGAAGGTCTCGCCGCGCACCGATCTGTATTCGGCGGCGCTCGTGCTCTACGAGTGCCTCGCCGGGCGCGGTCCGTTTGACGACGCCGGCGACGCGGTGAACATCGCGCGTGGGCACGTCGATCGACCGGCGCCGTCGGTGGCGGAGTTCGCGGCGGTGCCAGCCGCGCTCGAGAAGATCGTGATGCGCTCCTTGGCGAAGAAGGCCGAGGAGCGTCACGAGGACGCGTTCACGTTCGCCGCCGAGCTGCACCGCTTCTTGCGCCAACTGCGGGGCTCGCTGCCGCCCGACGCGATGGCCGCATCGACGGTGACGGACATGTTGCACTTGGCACCCAAGGTGGCCTCCGAGGGAATGCGCGCCGCGGCCGCGCAGTCAGCGGCCGACGCGACGCCCGTCGCGGAGCCGAACGCGCAGCGCGCCAGCCGCACGGCGCCCACGCGCGTCGACGCGCCCATCGCGGGGGCGACGCTGCCCGCATCGGCGGTCGTGACGCCGCGGCTCCGGCCGCTCGACGCGGAAGCAACGCCAACGCCAGAAGACAGCGGCGGAAGCGAGGACGGCCGCGAGTTTCACCGTGGCGACACGCTCGCGAAGGAGCCAGCGCCGATGACGCTTGGCGAAGAGCGCGAGCCCTACCGCGCGAGGAAGGACGCCGATGCGCGCGCGCGCGCGGAGGAAGCGCGACGTCGTCCGGCACGAGTCGGCGGGGCCGGCATCCTGGCGGGTGCCGTGGGTGTGGATCGAGAAGCCGAGACGGGCACGCTCGCGAGGCCGATCGCGGCGCGCGATGGCGAGACCGAGATGATCGACTCGATGGTGGGCGAGGGCTTGTCGCAAGCGGGCACGCCGCCGTCGCGCATCGCAAAGCGAGCGGAGTCGCGCGCGGCGAAGGGCGCGGCGGCGCGCGGCGACGGCACCGGCGAGGCGCGCGGCGCGGCCGCGAGCGAGGACGAGTCGGCGGCGACGCGCGACGGAAGCGTGCGCTCTACAGGCAACTTGGCGCGCGGCTCCGGTGCGGAGAGCTCGGAGGATGGCTCGAAGGAGACGTCGCTGCCGGGAACGGCGAGCCGAACGGTGCCGGAGACCACGACGCCGCCGGCGGCGTCGCGCGCGAAGACCTGGGCGGTCTTCGGAGCGGTCGCTGCGGCGATGGCGGTGGCGGCGGGGGTTGTGGTGTCGAGGAGGGGGGAGGTTCCGAAGGCGAGCGCGACGGTGGCGGTGGTGACGCCCACCGCGCCGGCGTCGACCTCGACCTCGACCTCGACCTCGAACATGACTGGACAGAGTCCCGAAGGGACGGAGTCCAGTTACGTCGACGGGTCCGCTAGGACCCTAGTCACCCCGACGCCGACGCCGACGCCGACCTCGACCCCGACCTCGACCTCGACCTCGACCTCGACCTCGACCGCGACCGCGACCGCGACCCCGACCTCGACCTCGACCCCGACCTCGACCCCCGCGACCCCGACCTCGACCGCGACCCCGACCCCGACCTCACCGAGCACGACGCCGACGGATGCCGCGTCGGCCGCGACGCCGCCGAAGCGGCCGGGGCGGCGGGTTGTGCCTCGCGAGGAAGCGCCGAAGGTCGGCGAGAGAAAAGCAGCGGAGCAGGCGGCGCCGCCCGCTGCTCCGGCGCCCGCTCCCGCGACTCCGCCTTCCGCGCCGAAGCGTGCGCTGCCGGGTTCAGGACTCTAG
- a CDS encoding serine/threonine protein kinase, which produces MTISLYAEGELVPGTVYRVVQKLGTAGHGSVYEVEDTSVAKRYCLKTLDAVTSDIAEFRRRVQIEAQTLARLAHPNIVQVFTAGVTEDERHLPYFVMELLKGRSLRESLEAKGPIDVAHTLDVGTQILDALDHAHDRGVIHRDVKPENIFLQRLTPEAPVTAKLLDFGVVSFLRDFPGVGPPPGLSPRYAAPELLEGGTATVASDLYSMGLVLYEMLCGHGPFDDAGDLADVARARLTRGPRPLTVDVPLVLEDLIICALERNPALRPSDAFSFAETLRVLSGRISRIPQRSLLSSEPPAPVPELTSISGIPAALVAADWRPPPTPRAGEVESEDDEVGPSTARSSQIKDRSAYDLVLDVEPGEAILVTADVPMSSKMPPLPGPSGAGPSVGAQLAGTQRRDTLVGIGVGLAVLLVALVIVMLK; this is translated from the coding sequence TTGACCATCTCGCTCTACGCGGAAGGGGAGCTCGTCCCCGGCACCGTTTACCGCGTCGTCCAGAAGCTCGGCACGGCAGGGCACGGCTCCGTCTACGAGGTCGAGGACACGTCGGTCGCCAAGCGCTATTGCCTGAAGACCCTCGACGCCGTGACGAGCGACATCGCCGAATTTCGTCGACGCGTGCAGATCGAAGCGCAGACGCTCGCGCGGCTCGCGCACCCGAACATCGTTCAAGTCTTCACCGCCGGCGTGACCGAAGACGAGCGTCACTTGCCGTATTTCGTGATGGAGCTCCTGAAGGGGCGATCCCTCAGGGAGTCGCTTGAAGCGAAGGGGCCGATCGACGTGGCTCACACGCTCGACGTCGGCACCCAGATCTTGGACGCCCTCGACCACGCGCACGACCGCGGCGTGATTCATCGCGACGTGAAGCCGGAGAACATCTTCCTCCAGCGCTTGACGCCCGAGGCTCCCGTGACGGCGAAGCTCCTCGATTTCGGCGTCGTCTCGTTCCTGCGCGACTTCCCAGGCGTTGGGCCGCCGCCCGGGCTCTCGCCGCGATACGCCGCGCCGGAGCTCCTCGAAGGCGGCACCGCCACCGTCGCGAGCGATCTCTACTCGATGGGCCTCGTGCTCTACGAGATGCTCTGCGGGCACGGCCCCTTCGACGACGCGGGGGACTTGGCCGACGTCGCGCGTGCTCGCCTCACACGCGGCCCGAGGCCGCTCACCGTCGACGTGCCGCTGGTGCTCGAAGATCTGATCATCTGCGCCCTCGAACGCAATCCCGCGCTCCGGCCCAGCGACGCGTTCTCCTTCGCCGAGACGCTCCGCGTCTTGAGCGGGCGCATCTCGCGCATTCCGCAGCGGAGCCTCCTCTCCAGCGAGCCTCCGGCGCCGGTGCCGGAGCTCACGTCGATCTCGGGCATTCCCGCGGCGCTGGTCGCTGCCGATTGGCGTCCGCCGCCCACGCCGCGAGCGGGCGAGGTCGAGAGCGAAGACGACGAGGTCGGGCCATCTACCGCGCGCTCCTCGCAGATCAAGGACCGGTCGGCCTACGATCTGGTGCTCGACGTCGAACCCGGTGAGGCGATCTTGGTGACCGCCGACGTGCCGATGTCCTCGAAGATGCCGCCCCTGCCTGGCCCGTCGGGAGCAGGGCCGTCGGTTGGCGCGCAGCTCGCCGGGACGCAGCGTCGCGACACGCTCGTCGGAATTGGCGTCGGACTCGCGGTCCTGCTCGTGGCGCTCGTCATCGTCATGCTCAAGTAG
- a CDS encoding Uma2 family endonuclease: MTYAEYLALEESSGEKHEYLRGEIYAMSGGTPEHATLEAAIAGELRSALEAAGKPCRVYSANLRVRVESTDFACYPDASVVCGKLETSPVDRHAATSPTLVVEVLNDSTESYDRGIKAGHYRHIPSIREYVLVSQRSPLVEVWRKNEQERWEIAAVAGRGEKADLESLGIAIDVDAVYREPATA; encoded by the coding sequence ATGACCTACGCGGAGTACCTCGCGCTCGAGGAGTCCTCCGGAGAGAAACACGAGTACCTCCGAGGGGAGATCTACGCGATGAGCGGCGGGACTCCCGAGCACGCAACGCTCGAGGCCGCCATCGCGGGCGAGCTTCGAAGCGCGCTCGAAGCCGCGGGCAAGCCGTGTCGCGTGTATTCCGCAAACCTCCGCGTGCGGGTCGAGTCGACCGACTTTGCGTGCTACCCCGACGCGAGCGTCGTCTGTGGCAAGCTCGAGACGAGCCCCGTCGATCGGCACGCGGCAACGAGCCCGACCCTCGTCGTCGAGGTGCTCAACGACTCGACCGAGTCCTACGACCGTGGCATCAAGGCGGGCCACTACCGGCATATCCCGTCGATCCGCGAATACGTCCTCGTCTCGCAGCGTTCCCCGCTGGTGGAGGTGTGGCGCAAGAACGAGCAGGAGCGGTGGGAGATCGCAGCGGTCGCGGGCCGAGGCGAGAAGGCCGACCTCGAGTCGCTCGGCATCGCGATCGACGTCGACGCGGTGTACCGCGAACCCGCGACGGCCTGA
- a CDS encoding DEAD/DEAH box helicase, with amino-acid sequence MRVVHYNLERDVDVDSLGPGDVLVVSYGLLAKDAEDDAHGAFGPHFATVVVDEAQYLKNHATKRADAVRRVARDFTIALSGTPLENHLGELWSVFSIVFPGLLGDPQTFFERFRKPIEEKKDAAALAALGSLIAPFILRRTRGQVLQELPPRQDIVETIELEPKEKSRYEALRKACELQFQERDARLTAAQQRIQLFAALTRLRQLACDAGLVDKTFKGTSSKLVRLVELLWTLREEGAKTLVFSQFTTLLEKAHDLLSDAGHRVAYLDGATPLAARKKLVEQFQAGEFDVFCISLKAGGTGLNLTRASYVVHLDPWWNPAVEEQANSRAHRMGQENPVTTYRLVARGTIEEAILSMHDRKRELVSSVLDGKDGASVMKPEGLLAFIRARGGGGPARGRELAGRDAGRHHGAGGPRERGVGPPVSYPGRVTGDLRSRTG; translated from the coding sequence TTGCGGGTCGTTCACTACAACCTCGAGCGCGACGTCGACGTGGACTCGCTCGGGCCCGGTGACGTGCTCGTGGTCTCGTACGGGCTCCTCGCAAAAGACGCCGAGGACGACGCGCACGGAGCCTTCGGTCCGCACTTCGCGACGGTCGTCGTCGATGAGGCGCAATACCTCAAGAACCACGCCACCAAGCGCGCCGACGCTGTGCGCCGCGTGGCGCGCGACTTCACCATCGCATTGAGCGGCACGCCCCTCGAGAACCACTTGGGCGAGCTGTGGAGCGTCTTCTCCATCGTGTTTCCCGGGCTCCTCGGGGATCCGCAGACGTTCTTCGAGCGCTTCCGCAAGCCCATCGAAGAGAAGAAGGACGCCGCCGCGCTGGCGGCCCTCGGCTCGCTCATCGCGCCGTTCATCCTGCGGCGCACGCGCGGGCAAGTGCTGCAGGAGCTTCCGCCGCGGCAAGACATCGTCGAGACCATCGAGCTCGAGCCGAAGGAGAAGTCGCGCTACGAAGCGCTCCGCAAGGCCTGCGAGCTTCAGTTCCAGGAGCGCGACGCGAGGCTCACGGCGGCCCAGCAACGCATCCAGTTGTTTGCCGCGCTCACACGGCTCCGGCAGCTCGCATGCGACGCGGGCCTCGTCGACAAGACGTTCAAGGGGACGTCCTCGAAGCTCGTGCGCCTCGTCGAGCTCTTGTGGACGCTGCGCGAAGAGGGCGCTAAGACGCTCGTGTTCAGTCAGTTCACGACGCTGCTCGAGAAGGCGCACGATCTCTTGTCGGACGCCGGCCACCGCGTGGCGTACCTCGACGGCGCGACGCCGCTCGCGGCCCGCAAGAAGCTCGTCGAGCAATTCCAGGCCGGCGAGTTCGATGTGTTCTGCATCTCCCTCAAGGCCGGCGGCACCGGTCTCAACCTCACGCGAGCGAGCTACGTGGTGCACCTCGATCCGTGGTGGAACCCCGCCGTCGAGGAGCAAGCCAACAGCCGCGCGCATCGCATGGGCCAGGAGAACCCGGTCACGACCTACCGCCTCGTCGCGCGCGGCACGATCGAGGAGGCCATCTTGTCGATGCACGATCGAAAGCGCGAGCTGGTCTCGTCGGTGCTCGACGGAAAGGACGGGGCGTCGGTGATGAAGCCCGAGGGGCTGCTCGCGTTCATTCGCGCGCGGGGGGGGGGGGGCCCTGCGCGCGGCCGCGAGCTCGCCGGTCGCGACGCGGGACGCCATCATGGCGCGGGGGGGCCGCGGGAGCGGGGGGTGGGGCCTCCCGTGTCGTATCCTGGACGAGTCACTGGTGACTTGAGGAGCAGGACGGGTTGA
- the wecB gene encoding UDP-N-acetylglucosamine 2-epimerase (non-hydrolyzing) encodes MLTIVAGTRPNFMKVAPILRELQQRRSPARLIHTGQHFDAAMSDVFFTDLGMPLPDVRLSAGGGSQAEQTAAVLMGVEKELVANRPSAIVVVGDVTSTLAAALAASKLGIPVVHVESGLRSRDWTMPEEVNRVLTDRLSDLLLLPSRDAFANLRAEGIADERMVFVGNVMIDSLKYALERPTDALARFGLAKGAYALATLHRPANVDSAEPFARMLDSLSEVAKRVPLLFPVHPRTVARAEALGLAERLRAMPGLTLTGPIGYNDFVTLMGSAKVVVTDSGGIQEETTALGIPCLTMREGTERPITVDEGTNTIVGLDAALMAREVEAIAQGRGKKGRIPEGWDGKTGARVVDAIERFLAGTPPPLSAGPRA; translated from the coding sequence ATGCTCACCATCGTCGCAGGCACTCGCCCCAACTTCATGAAGGTCGCGCCCATCCTGCGCGAGCTCCAGCAGCGCCGTTCGCCGGCACGCCTGATTCACACGGGGCAACACTTCGACGCCGCGATGAGCGACGTCTTCTTCACCGATCTCGGGATGCCCCTCCCCGACGTGCGGCTCTCCGCCGGCGGCGGCTCGCAGGCGGAGCAAACCGCGGCGGTGCTCATGGGCGTCGAGAAGGAGCTCGTGGCGAACCGGCCCAGCGCCATCGTCGTCGTCGGCGACGTCACGAGCACGCTCGCCGCCGCCCTCGCCGCGTCCAAGCTTGGCATTCCTGTGGTTCACGTGGAGTCGGGCTTGCGTTCGCGCGACTGGACGATGCCGGAAGAGGTGAACCGCGTCCTCACCGATCGCCTAAGCGATCTCTTGCTTCTCCCTTCTCGCGACGCCTTCGCGAACCTCAGGGCCGAAGGGATCGCTGACGAGCGCATGGTGTTCGTCGGCAACGTGATGATCGATTCGCTCAAGTACGCGCTCGAGCGGCCCACCGATGCCCTCGCGCGTTTCGGTCTCGCCAAAGGCGCCTACGCGCTCGCGACGCTGCATCGGCCCGCCAACGTCGACAGCGCCGAGCCGTTCGCTCGCATGCTCGATTCGCTCTCCGAGGTGGCCAAACGCGTGCCGCTGCTCTTCCCGGTCCATCCGCGCACCGTCGCGCGGGCCGAAGCGTTGGGCCTCGCGGAGCGGCTTCGCGCGATGCCCGGGCTCACCTTGACGGGCCCCATTGGCTACAACGACTTCGTCACGCTCATGGGCTCGGCGAAGGTCGTGGTCACCGACTCCGGCGGCATCCAAGAAGAGACCACGGCGCTCGGCATCCCGTGCCTCACGATGCGCGAAGGCACCGAGCGCCCCATCACGGTCGACGAAGGCACCAACACCATCGTCGGACTCGACGCCGCGCTCATGGCGCGCGAGGTCGAGGCGATCGCCCAGGGCCGCGGCAAGAAGGGGCGCATCCCCGAAGGCTGGGACGGCAAGACCGGCGCTCGCGTGGTCGACGCCATCGAGCGATTCCTCGCGGGAACGCCGCCGCCGCTCTCCGCCGGACCGCGCGCATAG
- a CDS encoding Uma2 family endonuclease yields MHHATRLHRYTYADYVALERESPTKHEFLDGEIYAMAGGSEEHSALAAEVLRVLGNAVGEKPCRVTVDLGVGRRSSNRPSPAARPQPVLLLKSPVTRPGYDTGGPTPRSRGPPAP; encoded by the coding sequence ATGCACCACGCGACGCGCCTCCACCGCTACACGTACGCCGACTACGTGGCGCTCGAGCGTGAGAGCCCGACGAAACACGAGTTCCTCGACGGCGAGATCTACGCGATGGCGGGCGGCTCCGAGGAGCACTCCGCGCTCGCTGCCGAGGTCTTGCGCGTGCTTGGAAACGCGGTGGGCGAGAAGCCGTGCCGGGTCACAGTGGATCTCGGCGTCGGGCGGCGCTCGAGCAACCGCCCGAGCCCAGCCGCCAGGCCTCAACCCGTCCTGCTCCTCAAGTCACCAGTGACTCGTCCAGGATACGACACGGGAGGCCCCACCCCCCGCTCCCGCGGCCCCCCCGCGCCATGA